DNA from Aliarcobacter butzleri:
CTCTTTTACAAGAAGTACCTTCTCTTAAACCTTCACCTTTTCCAAGTATAACAACCCCAACAGAAGATTCTTCTAAGTTTGAAGCAAGACCTTTCTCACCATTTTCAAACTCAACAATTTCTCCAGCCATTACATTTTTTAGACCGTAAACTTGAGCAATACCATCTGCATAAGAGATAATTTTACCAGTTTCATTTACATCTACATTTAATTCAAAGTTATCAATTCTTTCTTTAATTATAGAACTGATTTCATCAGCTTGAATTTTTGCACCCATTCAATTTCTCCTTTATAAGTTCTAAACTGCTTTTAAAATATGATCAATTAACTGTGATTTTAATCTATCTTTAGAAAAAGATATTTCAACCCCAAGTCCATCAATATCAACTTTAATACCATCATAATCACAAACATTTTGTGATAAAGATAATTTAACATCAAATTTTTTACTAAATTGTTTTTCAATTGATGATATATAATCACTTGATAATTCTTGATTAGTATAAACAACACCTATATAATTGTTATTCATTTTTGCAAGTTGGATATTTAAATCTTTTGCAATAAATGGTAATAAATCTAATCTTCTTTTTTCACCAAGCAATTTAATAAAATTATTTAATGAATTATCAGTACCATCAACGAAAGAGATTATTAAATCTACTTTTGATTTATCAGATATCTCTGGTGAAGATATAATAGAATTAAATCTTTCATCAGCAAAAGCTGAAGCTACTTGATTTAATTTATTACTAATTGTGTTAATTGATTCACTATTTCTACCATCAATTAATGCTTTTACGTATCTTTTTGCTACTAAATCTTTCATTATGCTACCT
Protein-coding regions in this window:
- a CDS encoding F0F1 ATP synthase subunit delta — protein: MKDLVAKRYVKALIDGRNSESINTISNKLNQVASAFADERFNSIISSPEISDKSKVDLIISFVDGTDNSLNNFIKLLGEKRRLDLLPFIAKDLNIQLAKMNNNYIGVVYTNQELSSDYISSIEKQFSKKFDVKLSLSQNVCDYDGIKVDIDGLGVEISFSKDRLKSQLIDHILKAV